A region of Etheostoma cragini isolate CJK2018 chromosome 2, CSU_Ecrag_1.0, whole genome shotgun sequence DNA encodes the following proteins:
- the pnpla6 gene encoding patatin-like phospholipase domain-containing protein 6 isoform X7 encodes MGQSTSEQEVQGDNPEDGFNNIKTFVEEELQTSMMVGVVIGAGIAIVLIAILIFFILRRMKRQNIEAQEAPKYRFRKRDKVMFYGRKIMRKVSQSTSSLVGTSSSSRPRLKKKQKMLNIAKKILRFKKEVPILQAKEPPPSVLEADLTEFDVANSHLPSEVLYMLKNVRVLGHFEKPLFLELCKHMVFVQFQQGEYVFRPGLPDSSIYVVQDGKLELCLTGIDGKESVVKEVYPGDSVHSLLSILDVITGHQKPYRTVSARAAEVSTVLRLPVEAFLSIFEKYPESLVRVVQIIMVRLQRVTVLALHNYLGLTNELFSHEMQPSRLPPPSPHPSRTSPTRHGKRFGSLTVTEEHREAAIKGEATGGEQGKDGATVPTLSRAISMPADIAGMQKSLRSDFDMAYERGRISVSAEDGNTPTFTKSVCQDQRERRVTVDEVPSGIYLYPEEESGGDNISTPVSSRSNAALFEEAQKEILKLMKIEDPSLLNGKVTLHHAKAGAVLARQGDQDVSLHFVLSGCLHVYQRMIDKQEAVCLFVTHTGEMVGQLAVLTGEPLIFTIKAVRDCTYLKISKSDFYEIMREQPSVVLSAAHTVAVRMSPFVRQMDFAIDWMAVEAGRALYRQDDQSDCTYIVLNGRLRSVIRKTNGKKELVGEYGRGDLIGVVEALTRQPRATTVHAVRDTELVKLPEGTLNNIKRRYPQVVTRLIHLLGQKILGNLQQGRGPFSGSALGLPSVTASTDVTNPASNLSTVAVLPVCDEVPINAFNMELSHALSAIGPTLLLTSEIIKERLGACALDCIHEYRLSGWLAQQEDINRIVLYQTDNSMTPWTQRCIRQADCILIVGLGDQEPALGELEQMLENTAVRALKQLVLLHKEDGPGPSRTVEWLNMRSWCSGHLHLKCPRRVFSRRSPSKIRDVYEKVFEKTADRHSDFSRLARVLTGNSIAVVLGGGGARGCSHVGVIKAMEEAGIPIDIVGGTSIGSFIGALYAEERSAVRTKQRAREWSKAMNSVFKTVLDLTYPITSMFSGSAFNTSIYKVFQDKQAEDLWLPYFNVTTDITASAMRVHQDASCTLLIYVAGISFSPCLPLSILILLFFSFLLSL; translated from the exons ATGGGACAGAGTACCTCGGAACAAGAGGTCCAAGGAGACAACCCTGAG GACGGGTTTAATAACATCAAGACATTTGTGGAGGAGGAACTACAGACAAGCATG atGGTGGGCGTGGTGATTGGTGCGGGCATAGCCATAGTCCTCATCGCCatcctcatcttcttcatcttgcGGAGGATGAAGCGTCAAA ACATCGAAGCTCAGGAGGCACCCAAATACAGATTTCGCAAGAGGGACAAAGTCATGTTCTATGGGCGAAAGATCATGCGCAAA GTCTCACAGTCTACCTCTTCTCTGGTGGgtacatcctcctcctctcggCCACGCctaaagaagaagcagaagatgCTCAACATTGCCAAAAA GATCCTGCGCTTTAAGAAGGAGGTGCCCATCCTGCAGGCCAAGGAGCCCCCTCCCTCAGTGCTCGAGGCTGACCTCACCGAATTTGATGTTGCCAACTCCCACCTACCCTCTGAGGTGCTCTACATGCTCAAAAATGTCCG TGTGCTGGGTCACTTTGAGAAGCCCCTCTTCCTGGAGCTGTGTAAACACATGGTGTTTGTGCAGTTCCAACAAGGGGAGTACGTCTTCCGGCCGGGCCTGCCTGACAGCAGCATCTACGTGGTTCAGGATGGAAAACTAGAATTGTGCCTTACTGGAATT GATGGCAAAGAAAGTGTTGTGAAGGAGGTTTACCCAGGAGACAGTGTCCACAGCCTCCTCAGCATCCTGGATGTCATCACG GGCCACCAGAAGCCTTACAGAACTGTGTCGGCACGGGCTGCAGAGGTTTCCACTGTTCTCCGTTTACCTGTAGAGGCTTTCCTCTCTATATTTGAGAAGTACCCCGAAAGCCTGGTTCGGGTagtacag ATTATCATGGTTCGTCTCCAAAGAGTGACAGTCTTAGCCCTGCACAACTACCTGGGGCTCACCAATGAACTCTTCAGCCAT GAGATGCAGCCCTCACGTCTGCCACCTCCGTCTCCCCACCCAAGCCGCACCAGTCCCACCCGGCATGGCAAACGTTTTGGCAGCCTGACCGTTACAGAGGAGCATCGGGAAGCCGCCATTAAGGGTGAAGCTACAG GAGGAGAACAAGGGAAGGATGGAGCAACAGTGCCAACTCTTAGCAGGGCTATCTCCATGCCTGCGGACATTGCTG GGATGCAGAAAAGTCTTAGATCGGACTTTGACATGGCTTACGAAAGGGGACGgatctctgtctctgcagaggATGGAAACACTCCTACGTTTACTAAG TCTGTATGTCAAGACCAGCGGGAGCGGAGGGTGACAGTAGATGAGGTTCCCTCAGGGATTTATCTGTATCCGGAGGAAGAGTCGGGAGGGGACAATATCTCCACACCTGTGTCCAGTCGATCCAATGCTGCTTTGTTTGAGGAAGCTCAAAAAGAGATCCTCAAACTCATGAAGATTGAG gACCCATCCTTGTTAAATGGGAAAGTGACTCTGCACCATGCAAAAGCTGGAGCTGTCTTAGCAAGACAGGGTGATCAG GATGTGAGTCTACACTTTGTCCTTTCTGGTTGTCTGCACGTCTACCAGCGGATGATTGACAAGCAGGAAGCCGTCTGCTTGTTTGTGACCCACACGGGGGAGATGGTGGGCCAGCTCGCTGTGCTCACCGGAGAGCCCCTCATCTTCACCATCAAGGCCGTCCGAGACTGTACTTACCTCAAGATCTCAAAGTCAGATTTCTACGA GATCATGAGGGAACAGCCCAGTGTGGTGCTGAGTGCTGCTCACACGGTGGCCGTCCGCATGTCCCCTTTTGTCAGGCAGATGGACTTTGCTATTGACTGGATGGCTGTGGAGGCTGGCAGAGCCCTCTACAG ACAGGACGACCAGTCAGACTGCACCTACATTGTTCTGAATGGACGTCTACGTTCAGTCATCCGCAAGACAAATGGCAAAAAAGAACTAGTTGGGGAATACGGCAGAGGAGACCTCATCGGGGTG GTGGAGGCCTTGACCAGACAGCCAAGGGCCACCACCGTCCACGctgtgagagacacagagcTGGTCAAACTGCCCGAGGGAACACTCAACAACATCAAAAGACGATATCCCCAG GTGGTGACGAGATTGATCCACTTGTTAGGCCAGAAGATTCTGGGAAACCTGCAGCAGGGTCGCGGGCCCTTCTCAG GGTCGGCCCTGGGTCTGCCCAGCGTGACAGCCAGCACTGATGTCACCAACCCTGCCAGCAACCTCTCCACTGTGGCTGTCCTGCCTGTATGTGATGAGGTGCCCATCAATGCATTCAACATGGAACTCAGCCATGCCCTCAGTGCCATTG GGCCCACTCTGCTTTTAACCAGCGAAATAATCAAAGAGCGACTGGGTGCCTGTGCTTTGGACTG TATCCATGAGTACCGTCTCTCCGGCTGGCTGGCCCAGCAGGAGGATATCAATCGGATTGTCCTGTACCAGACTGACAACAGCATGACCCCGTGGACTCAGCGCTGCATTCGCCAGGCTGACTGCATCCTCATCGTCGGCCTGGGGGACCAGGAACCTGCCCTTGGAGAG TTGGAGCAGATGCTGGAGAACACAGCAGTTCGGGCTCTGAAACAGCTGGTCCTTCTGCACAAAGAAGATGGGCCTGGCCCCTCCAGGACGGTCGAGTGGCTCAACATGCGTAGCTGGTGCTCCGGGCATCTCCATCTCAAGTGTCCCCGCAGGGTCTTCTCCAGACGCAGCCCCAGCAAAATA AGGGATGTATATGAGAAGGTGTTTGAGAAAACGGCGGACAGGCACAGTGATTTCTCTCGGCTGGCCCGAGTCCTGACAGGAAACAGCATCGCCGTGGTGCTGGGAGGAGGTGGAGCCAG AGGCTGCTCTCATGTGGGTGTGATCAAAGCTATGGAGGAAGCGGGGATTCCTATTGACATAGTGGGTGGGACCTCAATTGGCTCATTCATTGGCGCTCTGTATGCTGAGGAGAGGAGTGCCGTCAGAACCAAACAGAGAGCTAGAGAGTGGTCCAAG GCAATGAACTCAGTATTCAAAACAGTCCTGGACCTGACCTATCCCATCACCTCCATGTTCTCGGGTTCTGCCTTCAACACTAGCATCTATAAAGTATTCCAGGACAAGCAAGCTGAG GACCTATGGCTGCCATATTTCAACGTCACCACTGACATCACAGCCTCTGCCATGCGTGTTCACCAAGATG CCTCTTGCACTCTTCTTATCTATGTTGCGGGCATTTCTTTCTCTCCGtgtcttcctctctccatccttattcttctctttttcagctttcttctctccctgtaa
- the pnpla6 gene encoding patatin-like phospholipase domain-containing protein 6 isoform X5: MGQSTSEQEVQGDNPEDGFNNIKTFVEEELQTSMMVGVVIGAGIAIVLIAILIFFILRRMKRQNIEAQEAPKYRFRKRDKVMFYGRKIMRKVSQSTSSLVGTSSSSRPRLKKKQKMLNIAKKILRFKKEVPILQAKEPPPSVLEADLTEFDVANSHLPSEVLYMLKNVRVLGHFEKPLFLELCKHMVFVQFQQGEYVFRPGLPDSSIYVVQDGKLELCLTGIDGKESVVKEVYPGDSVHSLLSILDVITGHQKPYRTVSARAAEVSTVLRLPVEAFLSIFEKYPESLVRVVQIIMVRLQRVTVLALHNYLGLTNELFSHEMQPSRLPPPSPHPSRTSPTRHGKRFGSLTVTEEHREAAIKGEATGGEQGKDGATVPTLSRAISMPADIAGMQKSLRSDFDMAYERGRISVSAEDGNTPTFTKSVCQDQRERRVTVDEVPSGIYLYPEEESGGDNISTPVSSRSNAALFEEAQKEILKLMKIEDPSLLNGKVTLHHAKAGAVLARQGDQDVSLHFVLSGCLHVYQRMIDKQEAVCLFVTHTGEMVGQLAVLTGEPLIFTIKAVRDCTYLKISKSDFYEIMREQPSVVLSAAHTVAVRMSPFVRQMDFAIDWMAVEAGRALYRQDDQSDCTYIVLNGRLRSVIRKTNGKKELVGEYGRGDLIGVVEALTRQPRATTVHAVRDTELVKLPEGTLNNIKRRYPQVVTRLIHLLGQKILGNLQQGRGPFSGSALGLPSVTASTDVTNPASNLSTVAVLPVCDEVPINAFNMELSHALSAIGPTLLLTSEIIKERLGACALDCIHEYRLSGWLAQQEDINRIVLYQTDNSMTPWTQRCIRQADCILIVGLGDQEPALGELEQMLENTAVRALKQLVLLHKEDGPGPSRTVEWLNMRSWCSGHLHLKCPRRVFSRRSPSKIRDVYEKVFEKTADRHSDFSRLARVLTGNSIAVVLGGGGARGCSHVGVIKAMEEAGIPIDIVGGTSIGSFIGALYAEERSAVRTKQRAREWSKAMNSVFKTVLDLTYPITSMFSGSAFNTSIYKVFQDKQAEDLWLPYFNVTTDITASAMRVHQDGCVWRYVRASASYTPYLPPLCDPKDGHLLVDGCYVNNVPGQILNTCSPKNSKHLSKFKQSNTVKCCCWDTVWRFKQPCCSVMVAIYFFTLCTCHTGSLCKVMGFAVLYNRV, encoded by the exons ATGGGACAGAGTACCTCGGAACAAGAGGTCCAAGGAGACAACCCTGAG GACGGGTTTAATAACATCAAGACATTTGTGGAGGAGGAACTACAGACAAGCATG atGGTGGGCGTGGTGATTGGTGCGGGCATAGCCATAGTCCTCATCGCCatcctcatcttcttcatcttgcGGAGGATGAAGCGTCAAA ACATCGAAGCTCAGGAGGCACCCAAATACAGATTTCGCAAGAGGGACAAAGTCATGTTCTATGGGCGAAAGATCATGCGCAAA GTCTCACAGTCTACCTCTTCTCTGGTGGgtacatcctcctcctctcggCCACGCctaaagaagaagcagaagatgCTCAACATTGCCAAAAA GATCCTGCGCTTTAAGAAGGAGGTGCCCATCCTGCAGGCCAAGGAGCCCCCTCCCTCAGTGCTCGAGGCTGACCTCACCGAATTTGATGTTGCCAACTCCCACCTACCCTCTGAGGTGCTCTACATGCTCAAAAATGTCCG TGTGCTGGGTCACTTTGAGAAGCCCCTCTTCCTGGAGCTGTGTAAACACATGGTGTTTGTGCAGTTCCAACAAGGGGAGTACGTCTTCCGGCCGGGCCTGCCTGACAGCAGCATCTACGTGGTTCAGGATGGAAAACTAGAATTGTGCCTTACTGGAATT GATGGCAAAGAAAGTGTTGTGAAGGAGGTTTACCCAGGAGACAGTGTCCACAGCCTCCTCAGCATCCTGGATGTCATCACG GGCCACCAGAAGCCTTACAGAACTGTGTCGGCACGGGCTGCAGAGGTTTCCACTGTTCTCCGTTTACCTGTAGAGGCTTTCCTCTCTATATTTGAGAAGTACCCCGAAAGCCTGGTTCGGGTagtacag ATTATCATGGTTCGTCTCCAAAGAGTGACAGTCTTAGCCCTGCACAACTACCTGGGGCTCACCAATGAACTCTTCAGCCAT GAGATGCAGCCCTCACGTCTGCCACCTCCGTCTCCCCACCCAAGCCGCACCAGTCCCACCCGGCATGGCAAACGTTTTGGCAGCCTGACCGTTACAGAGGAGCATCGGGAAGCCGCCATTAAGGGTGAAGCTACAG GAGGAGAACAAGGGAAGGATGGAGCAACAGTGCCAACTCTTAGCAGGGCTATCTCCATGCCTGCGGACATTGCTG GGATGCAGAAAAGTCTTAGATCGGACTTTGACATGGCTTACGAAAGGGGACGgatctctgtctctgcagaggATGGAAACACTCCTACGTTTACTAAG TCTGTATGTCAAGACCAGCGGGAGCGGAGGGTGACAGTAGATGAGGTTCCCTCAGGGATTTATCTGTATCCGGAGGAAGAGTCGGGAGGGGACAATATCTCCACACCTGTGTCCAGTCGATCCAATGCTGCTTTGTTTGAGGAAGCTCAAAAAGAGATCCTCAAACTCATGAAGATTGAG gACCCATCCTTGTTAAATGGGAAAGTGACTCTGCACCATGCAAAAGCTGGAGCTGTCTTAGCAAGACAGGGTGATCAG GATGTGAGTCTACACTTTGTCCTTTCTGGTTGTCTGCACGTCTACCAGCGGATGATTGACAAGCAGGAAGCCGTCTGCTTGTTTGTGACCCACACGGGGGAGATGGTGGGCCAGCTCGCTGTGCTCACCGGAGAGCCCCTCATCTTCACCATCAAGGCCGTCCGAGACTGTACTTACCTCAAGATCTCAAAGTCAGATTTCTACGA GATCATGAGGGAACAGCCCAGTGTGGTGCTGAGTGCTGCTCACACGGTGGCCGTCCGCATGTCCCCTTTTGTCAGGCAGATGGACTTTGCTATTGACTGGATGGCTGTGGAGGCTGGCAGAGCCCTCTACAG ACAGGACGACCAGTCAGACTGCACCTACATTGTTCTGAATGGACGTCTACGTTCAGTCATCCGCAAGACAAATGGCAAAAAAGAACTAGTTGGGGAATACGGCAGAGGAGACCTCATCGGGGTG GTGGAGGCCTTGACCAGACAGCCAAGGGCCACCACCGTCCACGctgtgagagacacagagcTGGTCAAACTGCCCGAGGGAACACTCAACAACATCAAAAGACGATATCCCCAG GTGGTGACGAGATTGATCCACTTGTTAGGCCAGAAGATTCTGGGAAACCTGCAGCAGGGTCGCGGGCCCTTCTCAG GGTCGGCCCTGGGTCTGCCCAGCGTGACAGCCAGCACTGATGTCACCAACCCTGCCAGCAACCTCTCCACTGTGGCTGTCCTGCCTGTATGTGATGAGGTGCCCATCAATGCATTCAACATGGAACTCAGCCATGCCCTCAGTGCCATTG GGCCCACTCTGCTTTTAACCAGCGAAATAATCAAAGAGCGACTGGGTGCCTGTGCTTTGGACTG TATCCATGAGTACCGTCTCTCCGGCTGGCTGGCCCAGCAGGAGGATATCAATCGGATTGTCCTGTACCAGACTGACAACAGCATGACCCCGTGGACTCAGCGCTGCATTCGCCAGGCTGACTGCATCCTCATCGTCGGCCTGGGGGACCAGGAACCTGCCCTTGGAGAG TTGGAGCAGATGCTGGAGAACACAGCAGTTCGGGCTCTGAAACAGCTGGTCCTTCTGCACAAAGAAGATGGGCCTGGCCCCTCCAGGACGGTCGAGTGGCTCAACATGCGTAGCTGGTGCTCCGGGCATCTCCATCTCAAGTGTCCCCGCAGGGTCTTCTCCAGACGCAGCCCCAGCAAAATA AGGGATGTATATGAGAAGGTGTTTGAGAAAACGGCGGACAGGCACAGTGATTTCTCTCGGCTGGCCCGAGTCCTGACAGGAAACAGCATCGCCGTGGTGCTGGGAGGAGGTGGAGCCAG AGGCTGCTCTCATGTGGGTGTGATCAAAGCTATGGAGGAAGCGGGGATTCCTATTGACATAGTGGGTGGGACCTCAATTGGCTCATTCATTGGCGCTCTGTATGCTGAGGAGAGGAGTGCCGTCAGAACCAAACAGAGAGCTAGAGAGTGGTCCAAG GCAATGAACTCAGTATTCAAAACAGTCCTGGACCTGACCTATCCCATCACCTCCATGTTCTCGGGTTCTGCCTTCAACACTAGCATCTATAAAGTATTCCAGGACAAGCAAGCTGAG GACCTATGGCTGCCATATTTCAACGTCACCACTGACATCACAGCCTCTGCCATGCGTGTTCACCAAGATG GTTGCGTCTGGCGATATGTTAGAGCCAGCGCCTCCTACACCCCCTATTTACCTCCCCTGTGCGACCCCAAGGATGGCCACTTGCTTGTGGATGGTTGCTATGTTAACAATGTCCCAG GTCAGATTTTAAACACATGCTCaccaaaaaacagcaaacatttgAGTAAATTCAAACAATCCAATACTGTAAAGTGCTGTTGTTGGGACACTGTTTGGAGATTCAAACAGCCTTGCTGCTCTGTCATGGTTGCCATTTACTTTTTTACCTTATGCACATGTCACACAGGGTCTCTGTGCAAGGTAATGGGGTTTGCAGTGCTgtacaacagagtgtaa
- the pnpla6 gene encoding patatin-like phospholipase domain-containing protein 6 isoform X6, whose protein sequence is MGQSTSEQEVQGDNPEDGFNNIKTFVEEELQTSMMVGVVIGAGIAIVLIAILIFFILRRMKRQNIEAQEAPKYRFRKRDKVMFYGRKIMRKVSQSTSSLVGTSSSSRPRLKKKQKMLNIAKKILRFKKEVPILQAKEPPPSVLEADLTEFDVANSHLPSEVLYMLKNVRVLGHFEKPLFLELCKHMVFVQFQQGEYVFRPGLPDSSIYVVQDGKLELCLTGIDGKESVVKEVYPGDSVHSLLSILDVITGHQKPYRTVSARAAEVSTVLRLPVEAFLSIFEKYPESLVRVVQIIMVRLQRVTVLALHNYLGLTNELFSHEMQPSRLPPPSPHPSRTSPTRHGKRFGSLTVTEEHREAAIKGEATGGEQGKDGATVPTLSRAISMPADIAGMQKSLRSDFDMAYERGRISVSAEDGNTPTFTKSVCQDQRERRVTVDEVPSGIYLYPEEESGGDNISTPVSSRSNAALFEEAQKEILKLMKIEDPSLLNGKVTLHHAKAGAVLARQGDQDVSLHFVLSGCLHVYQRMIDKQEAVCLFVTHTGEMVGQLAVLTGEPLIFTIKAVRDCTYLKISKSDFYEIMREQPSVVLSAAHTVAVRMSPFVRQMDFAIDWMAVEAGRALYRQDDQSDCTYIVLNGRLRSVIRKTNGKKELVGEYGRGDLIGVVEALTRQPRATTVHAVRDTELVKLPEGTLNNIKRRYPQVVTRLIHLLGQKILGNLQQGRGPFSGSALGLPSVTASTDVTNPASNLSTVAVLPVCDEVPINAFNMELSHALSAIGPTLLLTSEIIKERLGACALDCIHEYRLSGWLAQQEDINRIVLYQTDNSMTPWTQRCIRQADCILIVGLGDQEPALGELEQMLENTAVRALKQLVLLHKEDGPGPSRTVEWLNMRSWCSGHLHLKCPRRVFSRRSPSKIRDVYEKVFEKTADRHSDFSRLARVLTGNSIAVVLGGGGARGCSHVGVIKAMEEAGIPIDIVGGTSIGSFIGALYAEERSAVRTKQRAREWSKAMNSVFKTVLDLTYPITSMFSGSAFNTSIYKVFQDKQAEDLWLPYFNVTTDITASAMRVHQDGCVWRYVRASASYTPYLPPLCDPKDGHLLVDGCYVNNVPGQILISRSPKPPPPSLS, encoded by the exons ATGGGACAGAGTACCTCGGAACAAGAGGTCCAAGGAGACAACCCTGAG GACGGGTTTAATAACATCAAGACATTTGTGGAGGAGGAACTACAGACAAGCATG atGGTGGGCGTGGTGATTGGTGCGGGCATAGCCATAGTCCTCATCGCCatcctcatcttcttcatcttgcGGAGGATGAAGCGTCAAA ACATCGAAGCTCAGGAGGCACCCAAATACAGATTTCGCAAGAGGGACAAAGTCATGTTCTATGGGCGAAAGATCATGCGCAAA GTCTCACAGTCTACCTCTTCTCTGGTGGgtacatcctcctcctctcggCCACGCctaaagaagaagcagaagatgCTCAACATTGCCAAAAA GATCCTGCGCTTTAAGAAGGAGGTGCCCATCCTGCAGGCCAAGGAGCCCCCTCCCTCAGTGCTCGAGGCTGACCTCACCGAATTTGATGTTGCCAACTCCCACCTACCCTCTGAGGTGCTCTACATGCTCAAAAATGTCCG TGTGCTGGGTCACTTTGAGAAGCCCCTCTTCCTGGAGCTGTGTAAACACATGGTGTTTGTGCAGTTCCAACAAGGGGAGTACGTCTTCCGGCCGGGCCTGCCTGACAGCAGCATCTACGTGGTTCAGGATGGAAAACTAGAATTGTGCCTTACTGGAATT GATGGCAAAGAAAGTGTTGTGAAGGAGGTTTACCCAGGAGACAGTGTCCACAGCCTCCTCAGCATCCTGGATGTCATCACG GGCCACCAGAAGCCTTACAGAACTGTGTCGGCACGGGCTGCAGAGGTTTCCACTGTTCTCCGTTTACCTGTAGAGGCTTTCCTCTCTATATTTGAGAAGTACCCCGAAAGCCTGGTTCGGGTagtacag ATTATCATGGTTCGTCTCCAAAGAGTGACAGTCTTAGCCCTGCACAACTACCTGGGGCTCACCAATGAACTCTTCAGCCAT GAGATGCAGCCCTCACGTCTGCCACCTCCGTCTCCCCACCCAAGCCGCACCAGTCCCACCCGGCATGGCAAACGTTTTGGCAGCCTGACCGTTACAGAGGAGCATCGGGAAGCCGCCATTAAGGGTGAAGCTACAG GAGGAGAACAAGGGAAGGATGGAGCAACAGTGCCAACTCTTAGCAGGGCTATCTCCATGCCTGCGGACATTGCTG GGATGCAGAAAAGTCTTAGATCGGACTTTGACATGGCTTACGAAAGGGGACGgatctctgtctctgcagaggATGGAAACACTCCTACGTTTACTAAG TCTGTATGTCAAGACCAGCGGGAGCGGAGGGTGACAGTAGATGAGGTTCCCTCAGGGATTTATCTGTATCCGGAGGAAGAGTCGGGAGGGGACAATATCTCCACACCTGTGTCCAGTCGATCCAATGCTGCTTTGTTTGAGGAAGCTCAAAAAGAGATCCTCAAACTCATGAAGATTGAG gACCCATCCTTGTTAAATGGGAAAGTGACTCTGCACCATGCAAAAGCTGGAGCTGTCTTAGCAAGACAGGGTGATCAG GATGTGAGTCTACACTTTGTCCTTTCTGGTTGTCTGCACGTCTACCAGCGGATGATTGACAAGCAGGAAGCCGTCTGCTTGTTTGTGACCCACACGGGGGAGATGGTGGGCCAGCTCGCTGTGCTCACCGGAGAGCCCCTCATCTTCACCATCAAGGCCGTCCGAGACTGTACTTACCTCAAGATCTCAAAGTCAGATTTCTACGA GATCATGAGGGAACAGCCCAGTGTGGTGCTGAGTGCTGCTCACACGGTGGCCGTCCGCATGTCCCCTTTTGTCAGGCAGATGGACTTTGCTATTGACTGGATGGCTGTGGAGGCTGGCAGAGCCCTCTACAG ACAGGACGACCAGTCAGACTGCACCTACATTGTTCTGAATGGACGTCTACGTTCAGTCATCCGCAAGACAAATGGCAAAAAAGAACTAGTTGGGGAATACGGCAGAGGAGACCTCATCGGGGTG GTGGAGGCCTTGACCAGACAGCCAAGGGCCACCACCGTCCACGctgtgagagacacagagcTGGTCAAACTGCCCGAGGGAACACTCAACAACATCAAAAGACGATATCCCCAG GTGGTGACGAGATTGATCCACTTGTTAGGCCAGAAGATTCTGGGAAACCTGCAGCAGGGTCGCGGGCCCTTCTCAG GGTCGGCCCTGGGTCTGCCCAGCGTGACAGCCAGCACTGATGTCACCAACCCTGCCAGCAACCTCTCCACTGTGGCTGTCCTGCCTGTATGTGATGAGGTGCCCATCAATGCATTCAACATGGAACTCAGCCATGCCCTCAGTGCCATTG GGCCCACTCTGCTTTTAACCAGCGAAATAATCAAAGAGCGACTGGGTGCCTGTGCTTTGGACTG TATCCATGAGTACCGTCTCTCCGGCTGGCTGGCCCAGCAGGAGGATATCAATCGGATTGTCCTGTACCAGACTGACAACAGCATGACCCCGTGGACTCAGCGCTGCATTCGCCAGGCTGACTGCATCCTCATCGTCGGCCTGGGGGACCAGGAACCTGCCCTTGGAGAG TTGGAGCAGATGCTGGAGAACACAGCAGTTCGGGCTCTGAAACAGCTGGTCCTTCTGCACAAAGAAGATGGGCCTGGCCCCTCCAGGACGGTCGAGTGGCTCAACATGCGTAGCTGGTGCTCCGGGCATCTCCATCTCAAGTGTCCCCGCAGGGTCTTCTCCAGACGCAGCCCCAGCAAAATA AGGGATGTATATGAGAAGGTGTTTGAGAAAACGGCGGACAGGCACAGTGATTTCTCTCGGCTGGCCCGAGTCCTGACAGGAAACAGCATCGCCGTGGTGCTGGGAGGAGGTGGAGCCAG AGGCTGCTCTCATGTGGGTGTGATCAAAGCTATGGAGGAAGCGGGGATTCCTATTGACATAGTGGGTGGGACCTCAATTGGCTCATTCATTGGCGCTCTGTATGCTGAGGAGAGGAGTGCCGTCAGAACCAAACAGAGAGCTAGAGAGTGGTCCAAG GCAATGAACTCAGTATTCAAAACAGTCCTGGACCTGACCTATCCCATCACCTCCATGTTCTCGGGTTCTGCCTTCAACACTAGCATCTATAAAGTATTCCAGGACAAGCAAGCTGAG GACCTATGGCTGCCATATTTCAACGTCACCACTGACATCACAGCCTCTGCCATGCGTGTTCACCAAGATG GTTGCGTCTGGCGATATGTTAGAGCCAGCGCCTCCTACACCCCCTATTTACCTCCCCTGTGCGACCCCAAGGATGGCCACTTGCTTGTGGATGGTTGCTATGTTAACAATGTCCCAGGTCAGATTTTAATCAGCCGCTCACCAAAACCACCTCCCCCATCTCTAAGTTGA